The following are encoded together in the Candidatus Hydrogenedentota bacterium genome:
- a CDS encoding DUF1365 domain-containing protein → MNSALYTGRVRHRRFSPTTNDFTYSVQMFLLDLAELDTVFAGRRLWSTGRPAPVWFRRADHFGPPEQPLDGAVRDRVERETGTRPGGPILLLTNLRHFGYYINPVSVFYCMPPEGAAPEAVVLEVRNTPWDETHPYVLANPVSAKANGAMEYSFPKTFHVSPFLGMDLEYRCVITPPGDTLVFHLEDRRGEEIVLDATLTLRREPVSGPALALSLLRHPFMTGKVAWLIYWQALKLWWKKTPFYPHPKYAEMGGEDA, encoded by the coding sequence GTGAACAGCGCCCTTTACACGGGCCGGGTCCGGCACCGCCGCTTCTCCCCCACGACCAACGACTTCACCTACTCCGTCCAGATGTTCCTGCTGGACCTGGCGGAACTGGACACGGTCTTCGCCGGGCGCCGGCTCTGGTCCACAGGCCGTCCCGCCCCGGTGTGGTTCCGGCGCGCGGACCATTTTGGCCCCCCGGAACAGCCCCTGGACGGGGCCGTGCGTGACCGGGTGGAAAGGGAAACGGGAACGCGCCCCGGCGGCCCCATCCTTCTCCTGACCAATCTCCGCCATTTCGGCTACTACATCAACCCGGTAAGTGTCTTTTATTGCATGCCCCCGGAGGGCGCTGCACCTGAGGCGGTGGTCCTCGAGGTGCGCAACACCCCCTGGGATGAGACGCACCCGTATGTGCTGGCGAATCCCGTCTCCGCCAAGGCAAACGGGGCAATGGAGTACTCTTTCCCGAAGACTTTTCATGTCTCCCCCTTCCTCGGCATGGACCTGGAATACCGTTGTGTCATCACGCCGCCCGGCGACACCCTCGTTTTTCACCTGGAGGACCGGCGCGGGGAAGAAATTGTCCTCGACGCCACGTTAACTTTGCGCCGTGAACCGGTTTCCGGCCCGGCGCTTGCCCTGAGCCTGCTTCGCCACCCTTTCATGACGGGAAAAGTGGCCTGGCTCATCTACTGGCAGGCGTTGAAACTGTGGTGGAAAAAGACCCCGTTTTATCCCCATCCGAAATACGCGGAAATGGGGGGCGAGGATGCGTGA